The nucleotide window CACGCTCGGGCCGGCGACCGTCTGGATCCGAGACGTGCTCGGGCTGTTGGAGGAGCGACGCTCCTGTCCGGGGACGGACACGGTGTTGGCGTACCCGGAGCCGAGAGCCATCGCGGCGTGGGCCAGACGCGACCTGCGGGCGCTGCACGAGACCGGCGTCCACGAGGAACGGTCGCAGTTCGACCGGCTCCGGGAGTACACGGACGGCGACTCGCTGCGTGACGTTCACTGGAAGACGACGGCCAAGCGCGACGAGCTGATCGTCAAGGAGTTCGCGGCCGAGGCGGAGACGGAGGCGGTGTCGCTGTCGGCGGGCGCGACCTCCGGCGGCGCAGACGGGATGGCTGTCGCGGCCGCGAGTCTGGCGCTGGCACTGATCGAGGACGGCGTCCCGGTGAGCGTGACGCTCCCCGACGGGACGGTGGAGGCCGGCCCGGACCGCGGGAGTCGAGTGCGGCTGTTGGAACGGCTCGCGCTCGTCGGCCCGGGGCGGACCGGCACGGACGACGCGGACATCGTCGTGTTCGGCGAGCCCGGGGAGACGACCGTCACGGTCGGAGAGACGGAGACGACGTTCGACTCGCTGACGGCAGACAGACTCCCGGCGTACCGCACGGTCGGGGACCACACGGCGCCGGAGCCGGACAACGACCGCCGAGAACGCGAGGTGGCCGCGTGAGCGGCACGACCCGCGGCGGCGGCGCGGGCGCCAGCGTCGGCGGTCGGATCGGGAAGCCACCGGGCGCGGACGACGGGGCGTCCGTCGGCTCGCTGCGTGAGCGACTGTCGACCCCGGCGACCGCCGGCGTCGTGGCGGCGACACTGGCGTACCTCTCCGTGTTCTACCACGTCACCGACGTGGTCGGCGGGGTCGTCCCGCTGGGCTTCGAGATCGCCGTCGCGGTCGGACTGGGACTGGCCGGCGCGGTCACCCTCCGCGAACGGACGGCGCTGGCGGTCGCACTCGTCGGCTTCGCGGCCGCGCTGGGTGCGTACGTCCTCTCCGTGCCGGAGAGTCAACGGGCGTTGTTCACGGTCGGCCGACTCGCCCGGGACCTGCTCGCGTTGGCCTCCGGACTGTCGGTGCTCAGACTCGTCAACGCGGGAGCGTGGGCGCTGTCTCTGGCGCCGGTGCCGACGTTCGTCGTCGCGTACCTGACCGGGCGTGGGCGACACGTCTGGGCGGCGACGCTCGCGGCGGCAGCGACCGGCTTCTTCGTCCTGACGGGCGACGCCGGCCTGGGAGCGACGCTCGCGGGCGCGGTCGGGCTGACGGCCGCAGTCGGGCTGGCCGGGCTCGCCGCCGGCGGGCGGCGCGGGCTGGCGGGACAGTGGGACACGGTCGTCGTGATCGTGACGGCGATGGTGGTCGTCACCTCGCTCGTGACGGTCGTCCCCGGGAGCGCACAGAGTCCGATCGTCCCCGGCGGCGGTGCGCCGTCGGTGGAGTCGAGTCTGGTGTCGAACGACCAACGAGTGGCGGTGTTGGGGAGTATCTCGCTGTCGCCGTCCGTGCGGTTCACCGTCGAGTCCAACCGTCCGGCCTACTGGCGTGTCGGCGCGTACGACCGCTACACTGGTGGTGGCTGGGTCAGGACCGGAGAGTCGTCGCCGTACCGCGGGGCCGTCGAGGGCCCACCCGGCGAGAGCGTCCGCGTCGAGCAGACGTACACCGTCCGGACGAAGTTCGACGCCGTCCCGGCGGCGTACAAGCCGGTCCGGATCCGTGGGGAGACACGCCAGATCGCCCAGGTGACGAGCAACGGCGGGTTCGCCCCGGCGACGACGCTCGCGGAGAACGAGTCGTACACGGTGATCTCGCGGCAGCCGTCGGCGACGACTGCCGAACTCCGGCGCACGGGCGTCGACTACCCGGCGGGGATCCAGAGCCGGTACACGCAGCTGCCCGGCTCCACCCCGGATCGGGTGCGCGACCGCACCCAACAGGTGTTGCAACAAGCGGACGCGAGCACGCCGTACGACGCCGCGGTCGCCGTCGAGCGGTACCTGGAGTCGACGAAGGAGTACTCGCTGAACGTCCCCAACCCGGACGGGAGCATCGCCGACAGCTTCCTGTTCGAGATGGAGTCGGGCTACTGCACCTACTACGCGACGACGATGGTGACGATGCTCCGGTCACAGGGGATTCCCGCACGGTTCGTCACCGGCTACACGACCGGCCAACGGGTCGGTCCCGACGAGTACGTCGTCCGCGGGCTCGACTCACACGCCTGGGTCGAGGTGTACTTCCCGGACGTCGGCTGGGTGCGGTTCGACCCGACGCCGGCGGCCGAG belongs to Halobaculum sp. MBLA0143 and includes:
- a CDS encoding DUF58 domain-containing protein; the encoded protein is MRLTRRGKTVVAVCLVAVASGVTFGPRSLDAVVVPGVLALAAAYVQVSRTETPTAVRETPADGHVGRGGTASLSFVERDGAGAGSDPLSRPFLGRVEETVSDGVAVETTTYEVVVGAEPADYEVTYEARGQHTLGPATVWIRDVLGLLEERRSCPGTDTVLAYPEPRAIAAWARRDLRALHETGVHEERSQFDRLREYTDGDSLRDVHWKTTAKRDELIVKEFAAEAETEAVSLSAGATSGGADGMAVAAASLALALIEDGVPVSVTLPDGTVEAGPDRGSRVRLLERLALVGPGRTGTDDADIVVFGEPGETTVTVGETETTFDSLTADRLPAYRTVGDHTAPEPDNDRREREVAA
- a CDS encoding DUF3488 and DUF4129 domain-containing transglutaminase family protein, with the translated sequence MSGTTRGGGAGASVGGRIGKPPGADDGASVGSLRERLSTPATAGVVAATLAYLSVFYHVTDVVGGVVPLGFEIAVAVGLGLAGAVTLRERTALAVALVGFAAALGAYVLSVPESQRALFTVGRLARDLLALASGLSVLRLVNAGAWALSLAPVPTFVVAYLTGRGRHVWAATLAAAATGFFVLTGDAGLGATLAGAVGLTAAVGLAGLAAGGRRGLAGQWDTVVVIVTAMVVVTSLVTVVPGSAQSPIVPGGGAPSVESSLVSNDQRVAVLGSISLSPSVRFTVESNRPAYWRVGAYDRYTGGGWVRTGESSPYRGAVEGPPGESVRVEQTYTVRTKFDAVPAAYKPVRIRGETRQIAQVTSNGGFAPATTLAENESYTVISRQPSATTAELRRTGVDYPAGIQSRYTQLPGSTPDRVRDRTQQVLQQADASTPYDAAVAVERYLESTKEYSLNVPNPDGSIADSFLFEMESGYCTYYATTMVTMLRSQGIPARFVTGYTTGQRVGPDEYVVRGLDSHAWVEVYFPDVGWVRFDPTPAAERTDAERSTVAEAREAGASNVDTAGSADGVYTTPAPTFEETADIGGANGTDPNQVGAIASPGRAVDNGTLADNPFGTAPGGGGGNATTGGSGDGAGDGGGGLPSRRETVLGVTALAGVVAGARRLGLTARGYRLLWTAYQPSGDDPTAAAERAYRRLEATATRRYRERRPGETPRQYVDNVVRRGLDEDAQAVARAYELAHYGPGVDETTAAETVATVDRIVRDGLPVIRRLR